GTTGATGAGGATTTatatcatctttttcttcattgtcaaTTTGTTAGAACTTGGTGGACCGAATTATATAGTTGGCTTGGTATAGATGAGGTGCCGTTGATAGGAACAATTGTGGAGCGGCTTTCTTCTTTAGACTCAATTTGTAAGTCTTCTTTCCATATGGAAATGGGTTGGTTCTTTGGTTTGACGTTTTGTTGGGTTGTTTGGAAGTGTAGGAATGCAATCATATTTGAGGAAATTTGTTTGGCATCCTTTGATGGGGTAGGATTATTCAAGTTCATTTCTTGGGAatggtttttgattttttttaaagaaaaagctAGTTGTTCTTGGCCGGATTGGTGTGTCGATCCGAGACCTTTTCTTAATTGATTTGTTGGACCTATGGATTATGGGAGGTTGTTCCCATGTGGGtttgatttatttttcttgtattctTGGGTTAAGCACCCCTAGTGCTTTTTAATACATCCctttgcttatcaaaaaaaaaaacatgtgttACAATTGTGATATCGTAGTTGTTGCGATGCATATTGTGACAATTATACCGTGAATATGTATTTAGATGTATTTGAAATGCACACTTGAAAAAtagttaaattataatttttcacTGCATTTAAAAATGACTTAGATTTTtaattctaaattttttattttttgcgaAAAGAACAGATGAAGTATCATAAGTGATTTTAATTTCATACCACAATAATATTGTGATATCGGTGCAGAAACTATCATATCAATAATATTACGGCCGCAATTGATGTTGCGGATCACAATTAAAAACCACGGATTATTCTGAAAAATTAAGTATGTATGTACTCATTTTatacataaataaaatcaataaatgtTACCTCAGCTCCACCAGCCAAAGTGAAGTACAAGCCCTTGACAGGATGATTAGCCAAACTCATTTGTTCTACTGGTCCAACCAAATTTGTAATCACTGTACTTGAATTTGTTATTGTCTTCCTAATATGTTTAGCCACTTCCTTCATACAACAATAGCAACTAACTTCAATAATCTTTGTAATTAGCTTCAAACATTATATATAACtaacttaattaataaaattactaTCAAATGTAATTAGGAATATGCATGTAACTAACCTCTTGTCCTCTGAATTTGCCTTCTATTTCCAAAAGTTTCCCAGTAAGTGCCACAGCCAAAGattgtttttttctcttaattATGTTATGTGTGTGTGAAATAAACTCTAGAGGGTTTGAAATTCTACTTTTATTCAACTTTGGTATTGGTACATGCAAGAAGGAAATTCTATTCCCCCAAGGACCCTTTGATTTTTTAGTATTGAGCATATCATCTATTGACTTGTAACCTTCAATGTTTCTTGTATTGAGTAATACCAATGCTGTTGAATTTGAAGTGTTTGATTTGGAATCCTTTTCTTGCATGTATAGCCTTGTCCCATAGAACACAATTCCAGTCACCACATCATTCACAGTCTGCAAAATAGTTAAATACAATTTCATGTaagaaaaacaagttatttatgAAGTCATGAAGTGATGAAATAGTTGGTTATAAGATTCATCGATCACAATTATTATGGAAAAGGAAAAGAGAGTTCAATATTATATGTATTCACTCTAGATTTTTGTTATAGGCTTCATCGATCACAAATACTTAAAAGGTTGTATttaactttattatttatttatttatttattttatattgcaATTTTAAAGTGTTGTGAGATGTAATTCATATATTTGATTTGAGTTGTATTTTTATTGCGTGTTCTTAGGTTTTAAAGTTTAAGtgtgagtttttttttataagtaaTAAATATATTGAAACGAGTATAAGTGGTACTCAATCCAattacagagggaaatcgatttacaacAGCACTTGTAAGGAGTTAACCATCCAAGTAGCTAAAGATTAATTAAACTGACTCGAATAACCGACATAAAACCAATCCCAAGCCAACGATTTTGCCACAAAAACTATCTCCTAACTCCCTTTCACCCCTTCTTTGAACGAGATATTGTTTCTTATTAACCAAATAACCCGTACAACTGACAACCATGTGATTATACTACAAAGGTTATTTCTATCCCGCCTACTTATAACCGAATAAAACCGTAAAATATGATTAGGAATGGAAGAAACGACATGATACAAATTTACTCCTATCCATTCCATAATGGATTTTCAAACTTCCCCAACAACACGAAAAGATAAAAAGAGATGAATATGTGTTTTTTCTAAACCCGAACATAAGGAACAAACCAGATTAAGCGCACCTGATAAAAATCCTCTCTTAGCCAACTCATCCCTTGTTTGGAGTCTATTATGAAGCTCCCTCCAACCAAAAACTATTATATTCATCGGCGACTTTGATTTTCAAATAAACTTAAGAGCTTCCAACTTTCCAACACTTAAAACTTGGACCTGATCCCGCCCAATGGACAACCTTTTGAAGCCTGATTTCACAAAAACTTGCTGTCGAAGGCCACCAAAAAAACTCATAATGTAACAATGGGTTAGGCGATGTATGTTGCAAGATGGTATGCAAGCTAGCACAAGCTTCAACCTCCAAATCTGTCAAACCCATGAATTATGGTCAGAAAATCCTGCTTCTGAAATCCTCACCAGCAGTTCCTGCAGGGCCTCAAATAATAGAGAAATTGGTTACGCAATGATTCGTTACCTATCTAACGATCCCTCCAAAAACTAGTGTCGGCACTGTTACCAAACTTGCACGATAAGCACATACGAAACCCATTGGCTTCGGCTTCCCAAACGCCTAATAAAATACATAAGTCCCTCCACCACAATGAGTTATTAATCCCTCATTTATTAAAAATTGAGAAAAATGTATCGTATATAAGAGTAAtggattcaattgaaattcaacTTCCTTGCATTTTGCATTGATTGATCAAGAGTTTACAAAGGAACTAATCCCTACTACGTAAAAGATCTTTCGTAAATAAATATTACAACGACCTCCATGTTAGTTGTGGTAATAATTCATTTTTTGGCGTTTTTTTtctatatttactaaaatacatTTCACTAAGATCTTAGTTAAAAACCGTAGTGAAATGTACTACGGGTTACAGGTTTCGAATTCCAAATCTATCAAATTCTCATTTTATCGTCACAAAATGAAATTGTCCTTGTATAAAGTTCAATCATTTCTTCATAGTTCGTTTTATCAACCATGATAAAAGgtgatatttatttatatataaggaATTTATTTCTCGCTAagtacataaaaaaatatttctctcAAAAGAAAAACCTAATATATTTTAGTCTCATATCTCAAAACAAAACCCCAACATCCATGTGATTCATCTCACCTACATCAACCTAAAGGTTTGTGTTAACCAAACTAATACAATGATTTCATCTTCTTAATTAAACCTATGACTATGTTCAGGTTCATAATGGACACAATGAAAGCTCATCTCTCATACACTTTGCATTGAAATTGATCAAATTTCTAGAAAGGACCAAATGAAGAACTAATAATAGTTAATTTGTTTGTACTGTTATGCTTAAGGCATATGCATAATATACACACTACCTTAAGTGTCATACACACTATATTTGTCTTCCTCTAATTAAGAGTCACGAGTTAATATATAGGTGTTGATGTCTATGGTaggtttgaaatatttaatttattgatgCTTTTAGTTAGGGGTGTTCGTGGGCTGACTCACAAACTCGCGGGTCCAAACTGAACtaacttataaattattaaaacttGTTCATTTATAAGAATGTTCAATCCAACCCGTAACAACTCATAATTTTGGTTAGGGTATTAGATTTGAGTTTCACAATCCGTTGATGCAAAATATTAATGTGACATTAGtgatttcttattttttataaattattttaaagaaaaatatataattaatatatcatTCCTAACAAAAATTTTGCCAAATTTTTTTCACCCATTACTATAACTATACCAATGAAATTAATACTTTTATGATTAAATGttgattcttatttttttttctagTATTATTTTCTAATTTATGTATTTTATCGAGATAGCATGTCTTGTGGAATTTTCTTCTATTATCAAGTGTTATAACACGTGGGTGAATTTTATTAGACATTTTATATTGTGTTTCAtccaattttaatattataaatgagTATAATTGTATTGAATTGTGTTacgtattttttttataattgaaaaatagttattaaaaaatattttttatttaaagcaCAATCCACGAACCCAACTCAAACTTAACTGAATCTAACCCATGAATGAGCATGTCGTTTAGTTTAGTTTCAATTGCGAAATTGCGGGTTAGACGATGAAATCCAGTCACTAAAATTTAAATGAATTAGATAATATATTAGACCAAACCCATTCCAACTCAACTCGGATATAAACCCCTACTCTTAATATTTTCTAGCGGatgtaattttttaaaagtaaagTTACTGTGTTATGATTGTGACAGTGATTGTGATTTTTAAGTTGGAAAAAACACACATGTGTACGGGACAAGTAGGTACTATAATTAATAACAATAAAGAGCTAACATTCTTATGAGtggttgaaaaataaaaaaattcaataaaccaAAAGTATAATCATACCACACCAAGCTTTGATTTGATGTCTTTGATATGCTCCATGGAGAATGTCAGAGTTGATATACAAATTGGTTGAAAATCAGCTCCACCATCTCCTGATCTTATAGGACTTTCATCATCATCCATAACACTACTCTTCAACACACTCCATCCAAAATCTGAGACAGTACTAAAAACAGATGACATAGTCCAACAAATTTTTCTCCAACAACTTTTCTTAAAAGTTACTGATTTTGTTGGTTTAAGACAAGGAAAAGACAAAGGAAGAGATGGATTATCAGCACGTTGAAGACAAGAAAGAAGTGCACCCATTAGAGAATAACCATCTCCAAGTGCATGGTGAAGCTTGAATATCATATTGCCTAGTGAATTTTTTGTTGGGTAATTCACTATGTGCACCTCCCATAATGGTTTTTCTTGTGATAGTTTTTCCATTGCTATGGTTGATAAATAGTCATGAAAACATTTGTCATAAAATTCCAATGTTTTTCCTTCAGAAAATATTGGTACTTTGATATGGTCTTTCAAGTTCACATCAACTTTCCTCCattgtttctttctatttttatcTTCTACCtgtgaaaataaatatatttgatcaatactagttaaaaaatatatatcatataaataatataatcatgCAATAATATACCAAGGaataagagagaaagagagagaaccATGATGGAGGAGAAACGAGGACTAATGGGAAGGAAAACATCTTTAAATAACGCAAAAACTTGCAAGTCATGGATGGGAACTTCAAATTCTAAAACTGCAATAATGTGTAAGCATATGACTGAGCTGTTAAAGTATTGTCCTAGAGGACTAACTGGTTGTTCTAGTTCTTCATCTTTCTCATGTTCCATAGTGCAAGAAGAACTAAGGTTTAGAATATATGTGATAGAGGAAGTAAGAAGAGGAACTATATATTTTATTAGCACTGAATTTGAGTAACTCAAATGATCATGCATCATATTTATATATAGAGATACTATGTTTGCAAATAGCAATAAATTACTATCAACAACCATGCAGTTATACACCATTAATATTCAACTATAAGAAGGAACGTGTAGCTTTAATTTAACACATGTCACTTATGCAGCGGAATATTTAGAACTAggtaaatatatgtaatttaaTATGCACAACCAACATACTAGGAGAGACTCATAAGAAGGAACGTGTAGCTTTAATTTAACACATATCACTTATGCAGCGGAATATTTAGAGCTaggtaaatatttataatttaatatgcaCAACCAACATACTAGGAAAGACTCAAGGGCCAGATGGTAAAGGATCTCATCCAAATTTACTAGAGGTGAATTTAAGTGGGAGCGTATAAGTGTTACATTCTCTAAATGAAGAGATCAGG
The Vicia villosa cultivar HV-30 ecotype Madison, WI linkage group LG6, Vvil1.0, whole genome shotgun sequence genome window above contains:
- the LOC131611136 gene encoding wax ester synthase/diacylglycerol acyltransferase 5-like yields the protein MEHEKDEELEQPVSPLGQYFNSSVICLHIIAVLEFEVPIHDLQVFALFKDVFLPISPRFSSIMVEDKNRKKQWRKVDVNLKDHIKVPIFSEGKTLEFYDKCFHDYLSTIAMEKLSQEKPLWEVHIVNYPTKNSLGNMIFKLHHALGDGYSLMGALLSCLQRADNPSLPLSFPCLKPTKSVTFKKSCWRKICWTMSSVFSTVSDFGWSVLKSSVMDDDESPIRSGDGGADFQPICISTLTFSMEHIKDIKSKLGVTVNDVVTGIVFYGTRLYMQEKDSKSNTSNSTALVLLNTRNIEGYKSIDDMLNTKKSKGPWGNRISFLHVPIPKLNKSRISNPLEFISHTHNIIKRKKQSLAVALTGKLLEIEGKFRGQEEVAKHIRKTITNSSTVITNLVGPVEQMSLANHPVKGLYFTLAGGAESLIISIMSYMGVLRVTLKTEKDFIDEQRLKSCIQSAFEIIFKSAMKFSCETN